One genomic window of Anoplolepis gracilipes chromosome 5, ASM4749672v1, whole genome shotgun sequence includes the following:
- the Taf1 gene encoding transcription initiation factor TFIID subunit 1 isoform X1, whose translation MGDSEEENEKDLVSSLNITGFLFGNIDDNGQLEDDILDPEAKQHLASLSRLGLSSFINEMMSNDCTTEEKENNKVDNQTENQNTTANDTDVDYFAKSPTALDFSDINELADDINDDTLKNNALDKRLDKENADYDADDEEIVNKSDTQLMPPPPVPEEKEVLTAEEAEAARQRKLETPLASMLPSKYANIDVTELFPDFRTNKVLRFSRLFGPGKPSSLPQIWRGVRKRRKKRKHHDIKDSDSGSDQDDKRPKFKGWIIQYGPEPSTEACRSDDENKLLLPVEDKEQTGKTGETGENGDMEPKVADWRFGPAQLWYDMLDVPETGDGFNYGFQMLMDKMEEQGNDKLEVKTEEFADDAFLMVSQLHWEDDVVWNGDDIKHKVMQKMNSKNNAAGWVPSSGNRTAQAFSQPGKGAPVTVAPNVRLATSQIVTPLHMQSQKNKMNMGKGNQQQREENYDDTWYSIFPVENEELVYGLWEEEVIWDPENMRKIPKPKILTLDPNDENIVLGIPDDIDPALLHKDNGPQPKVKIPHPHVKKSKLLLGKAGVINVLEEDTPPPPPKSPDRDPFNISNDTYYMPKSSETTLRLKVGGGNLIQHSTPVVELRVPFVQTHMGPMRLRNFHRPPLRRFSHGPLAHPGPHSVLPLLKHIKKKAKQREQERIASGGGDVFFMRTPEDLTGRDGELVLIEFSEEHPPLMNQVGMCSKMKNYYKRRAGKDQGPQTYKYGETAYAHTSPFLGILTPGQSIQAIENNMYRAPIYEHRIPDTDFLVIRTRQQYYVREMDALFVAGQECPLYEVPGPNSKRANNFVRDFLQVFIYRLFWKSRDTPRRIKMDDIKKAFPSHSESSIRKRLKLCADFKRTGMDSNWWVIKPDFRLPTEEEIRAMVSPEQCCSYFSMIAAEQRLKDAGYGEKFLFTPQDDDDEDMQLKMDDEVKVAPWNTTRAYIQAMKGKCLLQLAGPADPTGCGEGFSYVRVPNKPTISKEEQEAQPKRTVTGTDADLRRLSLNNAKALLRKFGVPEEEIKKLSRWEVIDVVRTLSTEKAKAGEEGMTKFSRGNRFSIAEHQERYKEECQRIFDLQNRVLSSNEVLSTDEGESSEEDSSDIEEMGKNIENMLSNKKTSTQLSLEREEQQRHELRKMLMGEAQEQENKKGKENKKKDEEEDSPINNFNAQQGRVLKIYRTFRNPEGKEYTRVELVRKPAVIDTYLKIRNSKDETFIKQFATLDEAQKEEMKREKRRLQEQLRRIKRNQERERMMGGPAVVNGSAINNSSNNHNNSNNNIFDRSSTNTPTITSSTSILPLCNFPSSSTTSITTSKHPKPEVSPPKRKKPKLKPDLKLKCGACGNVGHMRTNKACPLYQNSIATAPVNVAMTEEQEEEIEKQLNTDDQDLVNVDGTKVKLSSKLIKHAEEVKRRTLVLKVPKEAVNSKKRRKPPTDDHCDYLKRHQRPVNRRRTDPVVVMSTILESILNEMRDLPDVQPFLFPVNAKAVPDYHKIIQRPMDLQTIRENLRLKKYQSRQEFLADFNQILENSTLYNGATSSLTVAADRMLTMCAARVREKDDRLMRLEKAINPLLDDNDQVALTYILNNVVLNKLQSMTEVWPFMKPVNKKMVKDYYNIVKKPMDLETISKKVTAHKYHSRYEFLKDIKQILENCTLYNGKDSPLTKKAELLVDVCKKTLDECHENLTQLENNILLVQKRIIEQADIDSSWLGPDDENYTIAESEFRNSQTSSPENPFGKSNMDDFDFVDVEGDMETDVDRNSKKKDVLEEDLQFSSEEDEFNEVPFVTDEHSGQNEMETLELSEVRDEGVVLADDDSQQAAEGLVQLGTVGFYVGEQQLLQQADDSMDVDPNYDPSDLLLAGLSARDDKGENKIQDDLAVSESDDDAENTIPKQEAQQNQQQQQQLSQPDEDVGGDLWF comes from the exons ATGGGGGACTCCGAGGAAGAGAACGAGAAAGACTTGGTATCTAGTCTTAACATCACTGGCTTCCTCTTTGGCAACATTGATGATAATGGTCAGTTGGAAGATGATATCTTGGATCCCGAAGCAAAACAACATTTAGCTTCGCTCAGTCGCCTCGGTCTGAGTTCGTTCATCAATGAAATGATGTCTAATGATTGTACCACTGAGGAAAAGGAGAACAACAAAGTGGACAATCAGACGGAGAATCAAAATACAACTGCAAACGATACAGATGtagattattttgcaaaatcacCTACTGCACTTGATTTCTctgatataaatgaattaGCGGATGATATAAATGATGACACTT TGAAAAATAATGCACTTGACAAGAGATTAGACAAAGAGAATGCAGATTATGATGCTGACGACGAGGAGATTGTTAACAAATCAGACACACAATTGATGCCACCTCCGCCAGTACCTGAGGAGAAAGAAGTATTAACTGCCGAGGAAGCAGAGGCAGCGCGTCAACGTAAATTAGAGACACCTTTAGCTTCTATGTTGCCTTCCAAATATGCCAATATTGACGTCACTGAATTATTTCCGGACTTTCGTACTAATAAGGTTCTCAGATTCTCAAGATTATTTGGCCCGGGCAAACCAAGTAGTCTGCCACAAATATGGAGAGGTGTGAGAAAGCGACGTAAGAAGAGAAAGCATCACGATATCAAAGATTCCGATTCTGGGTCTGATCAGGATGATAAAAGGCCTAAATTTAAG GGTTGGATAATACAGTACGGTCCCGAACCTAGCACAGAGGCGTGTCGTTCGGATGACGAAAACAAGCTTTTGTTACCGGTAGAAGACAAGGAGCAGACCGGTAAGACAGGTGAAACCGGAGAGAATGGTGATATGGAACCCAAGGTAGCAGATTGGAGATTTGGACCTGCACAGTTGTGGTATGACATGCTGGATGTTCCAGAAACTGGAGACGGATTCAACTATGGATTCCAAATGTTAATGGATAAA ATGGAAGAACAAGGGAATGATAAATTGGAGGTCAAGACCGAAGAGTTTGCCGACGATGCATTTTTGATGGTATCACAGTTACACTGGGAGGACGATGTTGTGTGGAATGGAGATGATATAAAGCATAAG GTGATGCAAAAGATGAATAGTAAGAATAATGCAGCCGGCTGGGTACCTTCAAGTGGTAACAGAACTGCGCAAGCCTTTAGTCAACCAGGAAAAGGTGCCCCGGTTACAGTGGCACCTAACGTTAGATTGGCTACTTCGCAAATTGTAACGCCATTACACATGCAATctcaaaagaataaaatgaatatggGCAAAGGAAATCAGCAACAACGAGAGGAGAATTATGACGATACCTGGTACTCGATATTTCCAGTGGAAAATGAGGAACTGGTTTACGGTTTGTGGGAAGAGGAGGTCATCTGGGATCCGGAGAATATGAGGAAGATTCCAAAGCCGAAGATACTCACATTAGATCCGAATGACGAGAATATAGTTTTGGGAATACCGGATGACATCGATCCCGCTCTCCTTCACAAGGACAATGGTCCGCAACCTAAGGTAAAAATCCCACATCCTCACGTGAAAAAGAGCAAGTTATTACTAGGCAAGGCGGGCGTCATCAATGTTCTCGAAGAAGATACACCTCCACCGCCGCCCAAATCGCCTGACAGGGATCCGTTTAACATATCAAACGACACGTATTACATGCCCAAATCGTCGGAAACTACGTTAAGGCTGAAAGTCGGCGGCGGAAATTTAATACAGCATAGTACTCCGGTTGTGGAGTTACGTGTTCCTTTTGTACAAACGCACATGGGTCCAATGCGATTGAGAAATTTTCATAGGCCGCCGTTACGAAGGTTCAGCCACGGTCCATTGGCTCATCCAGGACCGCACAGCGTTCTGCCTTTACTGAAACACATTAAGAAGAAGGCTAAGCAACGAGAGCAAGAGAGAATCGCTTCCGGTGGTGGTGATGTGTTTTTTATGAGAACACCGGAAGATTTGACAGGGCGGGACGGCGAGTTGGTGCTCATCGAGTTTTCGGAAGAACATCCGCCGCTCATGAATCAGGTTGGCATGTGTTCTAAAATGAAGAACTATTACAAGAGAAGGGCCGGCAAGGATCAGGGTCCACAAACGTATAAGTACGGGGAAACAGCGTATGCGCACACTAGTCCGTTTCTGGGCATCCTCACTCCTGGTCAAAGTATCCAGGCGATCGAGAACAACATGTACAGAGCTCCAATTTACGAGCACAGGATTCCTGATACTGATTTCTTAGTTATAAGAACGag ACAGCAATATTATGTTAGAGAGATGGACGCGTTGTTTGTTGCCGGACAGGAATGTCCTTTGTACGAAGTACCGGGACCCAATTCAAAAAGAGCAAACAATTTCGTGCGAGATTTCCTGCAAGTGTTCATATATAGATTGTTCTGGAAGTCGCGCGATACACCCCGGCGAATAAAAATGGATGATATAAAGAAAGCCTTTCCATCCCACAGTGAGAGCAGTATCAGAAAGAGACTAAAACTATGCGCAGACTTTAAGAGAACCG GAATGGACTCCAACTGGTGGGTGATAAAACCGGACTTTAGATTGCCAACAGAGGAAGAGATTCGCGCTATGGTATCGCCGGAGCAGTGTTGCTCTTATTTCAGTATGATTGCAGCCGAACAGCGTTTAAAAGACGCCGGATACGGTGAGAAATTCTTATTTACTCCAcaagacgacgacgatgaagaTATGCAACTCAAGATGGACGACGAGGTAAAGGTGGCACCGTGGAATACGACGCGTGCTTACATACAAGCCATGAAAGGAAAGTGCTTACTACAATTGGCCGGTCCTGCGGATCCAACTGGCTGCGGTGAAGGCTTCTCTTACGTCAGAGTACCGAATAAGCCAACTATTAGCAAG GAGGAACAAGAAGCTCAACCAAAGAGAACTGTAACTGGCACAGATGCGGATCTTAGAAGATTGTCTTTGAACAATGCGAAAGCATTATTGCGTAAATTTGGCGTGCCCGAGGAAGAAATCAAGAAGCTATCGCGTTGGGAGGTGATCGATGTAGTACGCACCTTGTCAACAGAGAAGGCGAAGGCCGGTGAAGAAGGCATGACAAAATTTTCCCGGGGCAATCGTTTCTCTATTGCCGAACATCAGGAACGGTATAAGGAGGAGTGTCAGCGTATCTTCGATCTGCAGAATCGTGTACTGTCGTCGAACGAGGTACTAAGTACGGATGAAGGTGAGAGCTCAGAAGAAGACAGCTCAGACATCGAGGAGATGGGTAAGAATATTGAAAACATGCTATCGAATAAAAAGACCAGTACGCAACTGTCGTTGGAGCGAGAAGAGCAGCAGCGACATGAGCTACGAAAAATGTTGATGGGCGAAGCACAGGAACAGGAAAACAAGAAGggcaaagaaaataaaaagaaggaCGAGGAGGAAGACAGtccgattaataattttaatgcgcAGCAAGGTCGcgtattgaaaatttatcgtaCGTTCCGCAATCCAGAGGGCAAAGAGTACACGCGGGTCGAATTGGTGAGGAAGCCTGCCGTAATCGACACATACCTCAAGATTCGTAACTCGAAGGATGAGACGTTTATCAAGCAGTTTGCCACGTTGGATGAGGCGCAGAAGGAGGAGATGAAACGAGAGAAACGTAGATTGCAAGAACAGTTGCGCCGGATCAAACGAAATCAGGAGAGGGAGCGTATGATGGGCGGACCGGCAGTCGTGAATGGCAGCGCCATTAATAACTCGAgcaataatcataataacagcaacaacaatatatttgaTCGCAGCAGCACCAACACTCCGACTATCACTTCCTCAACCAGTATCCTTCCCTTGTGTAATTTCCCATCTTCTTCCACTACATCTATTACTACATCTAAACATCCAAAACCGGAGGTATCACCTCCTAAACGTAAAAAACCTAAACTTAAGCCAGATCTAAAACTCAAGTGCGGTGCCTGCGGCAACGTCGGTCACATGCGCACCAATAAGGCCTGTCCACTTTATCAGAACAGCATTGCTACTGCGCCCGTTAATGTTGCGATGACCGAGGAGCAAGAGGAAGAGATCGAAAAGCAGTTGAACACCGATGATCAGGATTTGGTAAATGTCGATGGTACCAAGGTGAAGCTATCGTCGAAACTGATCAAG CATGCTGAGGAGGTGAAAAGACGTACACTGGTGCTCAAAGTACCAAAAGAAGCGGTGAATTCGAAGAAACGCAGGAAACCACCCACTGATGATCATTGTGATTACTTGAAACGTCACCAAAGGCCAGTCAACAGACGTAGGACTGATCCAGTTGTTGTAATGTCGACAATATTGGAGAGCATTCTAAATGAAATGAGAGATCTGCCGGATGTACAGCCTTTCTTATTCCCAGTCAATGCAAaa GCAGTTCCCGATTATCATAAGATTATACAACGACCTATGGATCTACAGACGATACGTGAGAATTTGAGGCTGAAAAAGTATCAGAGTAGACAAGAGTTTTTGGCGGATTTTAATCAGATTCTTGAAAATTCGACACTTTATAACGGAGCGACGAGTTCGTTAACTGTGGCCGCCGATAGAATGCTAACTATGTGCGCCGCGAGGGTCCGTGAGAAGGACGATCGTTTGATGAGACTAGAGAAGGCCATTAATCCTCTTCTGGACGATAATGACCAGGTTGCTCTAACCTACATCTTGAATAACGTTGttctaaataaattgcaatccATGACAGAAGTATGGCCATTTATGAAACCTGTCAATAAAAAGATGGTGAAAGATTATTACAATATCGTGAAGAAACCAATGGATTTAGAAACCATATCCAAAAAAGTTACtg cACATAAATACCACAGCCGTTACGAGTTTCTCAAggatattaaacaaattttggaaaattgcACACTTTATAATGGCAAGGATTCTCCGCTCACAAAAAAGGCCGAATTGCTGGTTGATGtgtgtaaaaaaacattagatgAG tgtcACGAAAATCTAACACAATTGGAGAACAATATACTGCTTGTGCAAAAGCGTATAATAGAGCAAGCAGATATAGATTCTTCATGGCTTGGTCCGGACGACGAAAATTATACtatcgcagaatctgaattTAGAAac AGCCAAACCAGTTCTCCGGAGAATCCATTTGGCAAGTCAAATATGGATGATTTCGATTTCGTAGACGTAGAAGGAGACATGGAAACAGACGTTGACAGAAActcgaaaaagaaagatgtgCTCGAAGAAg ATCTTCAATTCTCCAGTGAAGAAGATGAATTCAATGAAGTGCCTTTCGTGACGGATGAACATTCCGGACAAAACGAAATGGAGACGCTGGAGTTGAGTGAGGTCAGAGATGAAGGTGTTGTACTAGCGGACGATGACAGCCAACAAGCTGCCGAGGGATTAGTCCAGTTAGGTACCGTCGGTTTTTATGTAGGCGAGCAACAACTGCTTCAGCAAG CAGATGACAGCATGGATGTCGACCCGAATTATGATCCGTCTGATCTCCTACTGGCCGGCTTGTCGGCTAGAGATGATAAAGGTGAGAATAAGATCCAAGATGATCTGGCTGTTTCTGAGAGCGATGACGACGCTGAGAACACCATTCCGAAACAGGAAGCGCAACAGAATcaacaacagcagcaacaacTGTCACAACCGGACGAAGATGTTGGCGGCGATTTGTGGTTCTAA